The following coding sequences lie in one Cyanobacterium sp. Dongsha4 genomic window:
- a CDS encoding universal stress protein, which translates to MFNHGLVCTDFTDGLDKMIHFVSALGEGGFKEITFLHSVAIWNEGEIPRIDKDKVEEAKKKLSPALNNVPEKMKVNIEVLSGNPSDNILATIKKYNIDLVITGSPVSTSLEQIFFGSTTAKLRNKLRIPMMILRPQLMSVYRNDEFALRCRNLNNFWLVPYNHAPHHHYILEKIRSYVEIDKGNTLQECLFLSVIDEVSRSEILTENKVKEAEKKLADIQKSFASSPINVQTLVKRGNILEETFKVAFAHDVSAIALADNLKEDSIFDRLVNLAVGSNANYLLNCSWFPLIYFPMNK; encoded by the coding sequence ATGTTTAATCATGGTTTAGTATGCACAGATTTTACCGATGGCTTAGATAAGATGATACATTTTGTCTCTGCTTTAGGGGAAGGAGGATTTAAGGAAATTACTTTTTTACATAGTGTCGCTATTTGGAATGAAGGAGAAATTCCTCGTATTGATAAAGATAAAGTAGAGGAAGCGAAAAAAAAATTATCTCCTGCTTTAAACAATGTGCCGGAGAAAATGAAAGTCAATATCGAAGTTTTATCGGGAAATCCATCAGATAATATTTTGGCTACAATCAAGAAATATAACATTGATTTAGTGATTACTGGCTCACCTGTAAGTACTTCTTTAGAACAAATATTCTTCGGTTCAACGACTGCTAAATTAAGGAATAAATTGAGGATTCCTATGATGATTTTACGTCCTCAATTAATGTCAGTATATAGAAATGACGAATTTGCTTTGAGGTGTCGTAATCTTAATAATTTTTGGTTAGTGCCTTATAATCATGCACCTCATCACCATTACATCCTTGAAAAAATTCGGAGCTATGTGGAAATAGATAAAGGTAATACTTTACAAGAATGTCTATTTTTGTCTGTAATTGATGAAGTTTCTCGCAGTGAAATTTTAACAGAAAACAAAGTCAAAGAGGCAGAAAAGAAGTTAGCTGACATTCAAAAAAGTTTTGCTTCTTCCCCTATTAATGTCCAAACTTTGGTGAAGAGGGGTAATATTTTAGAGGAAACTTTTAAAGTTGCTTTTGCTCATGACGTTAGTGCGATCGCACTTGCTGATAATCTTAAAGAAGATAGTATTTTCGATCGCCTCGTTAATTTAGCAGTTGGGAGTAATGCTAATTATCTTTTAAACTGTAGTTGGTTTCCTCTGATTTACTTTCCCATGAATAAATAA
- a CDS encoding DUF4335 domain-containing protein has protein sequence MVINNSSSFRRYTPPTCTLEIYNPQPFWGKWRYQSFPQYFSFQLHFDDPRIPKDNRSSIIGDRTLLEKLRQLVDEYINLYLDDRQIVRENKTCDIPQDENTEFICLSRESDYSHKLYYHGVEPQRETVEVILTNTQLFDLINALEAYYYDVTKSNQELGEAISSNLGLSIFITALVCIIGGWFWWRYEQNLALQQNPTDNQSQPSDTEEIADNIQKVIPPSPLDPKSLPSIISPEVPEELKNRESLPPPESTITQPPENNPTTENLEEFPENVNQATLTMETPPPPSVNSLPPSTINNTSQITTIQPSLSQTISLQPSSPNLNTIPSSPPRLNKLPVLSSPNSSAPNLNSFTSEDVSPSQLALNNINRTSDITPPIVIKNPTLPENINNLDTSKLVAKKLPSTTAETEVKQYFVSQWQPPENLQQSIEYRLQINSEGQLTKVTPIGQVAIIYLDRTNMPLLGEKIVSTVKEENDSQSIIRLILSPNGSVQTFKE, from the coding sequence ATGGTCATTAATAATTCCAGTTCTTTTCGTCGTTATACGCCCCCTACCTGTACTCTTGAAATTTATAATCCCCAACCTTTTTGGGGAAAATGGCGGTATCAATCTTTTCCTCAATACTTTAGTTTTCAACTACATTTTGATGATCCCAGAATACCAAAAGATAATAGAAGCAGTATAATAGGCGATCGCACTTTACTGGAAAAATTAAGACAATTAGTAGATGAATATATAAACTTATACTTAGATGATAGACAAATAGTTAGAGAGAATAAAACTTGCGATATACCTCAAGACGAAAACACAGAATTTATTTGTTTAAGTAGAGAATCAGATTACAGTCATAAACTATATTATCACGGCGTAGAACCACAAAGGGAAACAGTAGAAGTTATCCTGACAAATACTCAATTATTTGATCTCATCAACGCTTTAGAAGCCTATTACTATGACGTAACAAAAAGTAATCAAGAACTAGGTGAAGCTATCTCCAGTAACCTAGGATTAAGTATTTTTATTACTGCCCTTGTGTGTATCATTGGTGGTTGGTTTTGGTGGCGTTATGAACAAAATTTAGCACTACAACAAAATCCGACAGATAATCAATCTCAACCATCAGACACAGAAGAAATAGCCGACAACATTCAAAAAGTTATTCCTCCTTCTCCTCTTGATCCAAAAAGTCTCCCATCAATTATAAGTCCAGAAGTTCCCGAAGAGCTAAAAAATAGGGAATCTCTGCCCCCACCAGAATCTACCATAACTCAACCTCCTGAGAATAATCCGACCACAGAAAATCTTGAGGAATTTCCTGAAAATGTTAATCAGGCAACCTTAACCATGGAAACACCTCCTCCCCCTTCCGTTAATAGTTTACCCCCATCAACCATAAATAATACTTCTCAAATAACGACGATTCAACCCTCCTTGTCTCAGACAATTTCCTTACAACCATCTTCTCCCAACTTAAATACCATTCCTTCATCTCCTCCCAGACTCAACAAATTACCCGTTTTATCATCTCCTAATTCATCCGCACCAAACCTTAACTCCTTTACCTCTGAAGATGTTTCTCCCTCTCAACTTGCCTTAAATAATATAAATAGAACAAGCGATATTACACCCCCTATTGTGATCAAAAATCCCACTCTACCCGAAAATATTAATAATTTGGATACATCAAAGTTAGTGGCAAAAAAACTTCCTTCCACCACCGCAGAAACCGAAGTTAAACAATACTTTGTCTCCCAATGGCAACCCCCCGAAAATTTACAACAGAGTATTGAATACAGGTTACAAATAAATTCAGAGGGACAATTAACTAAAGTTACACCCATAGGGCAAGTAGCAATTATTTATTTAGATCGTACTAATATGCCTTTATTAGGAGAAAAAATAGTATCAACCGTAAAAGAAGAAAATGATTCTCAAAGCATAATTCGCCTAATTCTCAGTCCCAACGGTAGTGTACAAACTTTTAAAGAATAA
- a CDS encoding glycosyltransferase family 2 protein translates to MDLSLVIPIYNEAENIPLLINAINQSLENSNLTYEIICVDDGSQDGSTEALKDILLTTPCLKAIILRRNYGQTPAMAAGFENARGKVIITLDGDLQNDPTDIPLLLQKLEEGYDLVSGWRKNRQDDALTRLLPSKIANWIIGKITGVKLHDYGCSLKAYRKELIADMNLYGELHRFLPALAYIEGAKITEIPVNHHPRRFGKSKYGLGRTFRVIMDLLTVFFIKKFLTRPMHVFGFFGLISMILGFFIGIYLSVLKLGLGQSIGDRPLLILCVLLILTGVQLFSFGLLGELLMRTYHESQKRPIYRIRDIYFNSDNQK, encoded by the coding sequence ATGGATTTATCATTAGTCATTCCCATTTACAACGAAGCGGAAAACATTCCTCTACTCATTAATGCGATTAATCAAAGTCTGGAAAATAGTAATCTAACCTATGAAATTATCTGTGTTGATGATGGTTCTCAAGATGGTTCAACTGAAGCATTAAAAGATATATTACTAACAACTCCTTGTCTTAAAGCAATTATATTAAGACGTAATTATGGGCAAACTCCTGCTATGGCCGCAGGTTTTGAAAACGCAAGGGGCAAGGTCATTATTACTCTTGATGGAGACTTACAAAATGATCCCACAGATATACCTTTATTATTACAAAAATTAGAGGAAGGTTATGATTTAGTCAGTGGTTGGCGTAAAAATCGTCAAGATGATGCTCTTACTCGCCTTCTACCCTCAAAAATCGCCAACTGGATTATTGGCAAAATTACAGGGGTCAAGTTACATGACTATGGTTGTTCTCTCAAAGCATACCGTAAGGAATTAATCGCCGATATGAATTTATATGGAGAGTTACACCGTTTTTTACCAGCTTTGGCATATATTGAAGGGGCAAAAATTACGGAAATACCTGTAAATCACCATCCTCGCCGTTTTGGCAAGAGTAAGTATGGCCTTGGACGCACTTTTCGGGTAATTATGGACTTACTTACCGTCTTTTTTATCAAAAAATTTCTCACTCGTCCCATGCACGTTTTCGGGTTTTTTGGCTTAATTTCCATGATATTAGGCTTTTTTATTGGAATTTATCTTTCTGTTCTGAAATTGGGTTTGGGACAGAGTATAGGCGATCGCCCCTTGTTAATTTTATGTGTGTTATTAATTTTGACAGGAGTTCAACTATTTTCTTTTGGCTTATTAGGGGAATTACTCATGCGTACTTATCATGAATCCCAAAAACGCCCCATCTATCGTATTCGAGACATTTATTTTAATAGTGACAATCAAAAATAA
- a CDS encoding ribonucleoside-diphosphate reductase subunit alpha: MLLDTQETINSGYSYQTNQNHSKEAKNASQIEVIKRSGKSAPLDVTKIRKVVDWACNGKEVNSIALESGLKTRLRHGITTREIQDNLINCALELCDLDQPDWRYVAGRLHIWSLWKETLVHRGYNYGNYAQTVQSFVEQGKYDERILTYSTTELEEAGSWINADWDLDYDYAGAVLLTSRYLLPQELPQEAFLTCALLLAMVESPDSRLYYARKFYEAIASRRISLATPILANLRVPSGSLTSCFIVSIDDNLESIFREITNTARISKNGGGVGVNVSRIRATGSSVMGKKNASGGVIPWIKLLNDTAIAVNQGGRRAGAVTVGLDIWHLDVPEFLEMQTENGDQRRKAYDVFPQLVIADEFMRRVENKQEWTLVDPFEVQNELGIDLAPLWGGEFEKAYSIIEANLDTKIKLYKKVNARELFKEIMRAQVETGMPYLAFKDAINKANPNKHDGYIPGVNLCTESFSNVTPNKYAHCCNLVSLNLANLEDSDIESVCTLAVRILDNTIDITIPPFADAKSHNDRYRTIGVGAMGLADWLAKRELRYSNLSEISDLFENIGYYCTQASMALSKERGAYPAFEGSDWSKGLLIGSKPVAWFEENASQPIRWQKLAIDIQQYGIRNSHITAIAPNTSSSLVQGCTASVLPVYSRFFYDKWAKGTVPIAPPYVQDKYWFYQENKTLHQDQVVRAIATIQQWIDTGISMELLFNLNQGVYFTDEPERSLKAKDIFDTLMMSWEKGCKAVYYVRIVQRDSFKEECTACAN; the protein is encoded by the coding sequence ATGTTATTGGATACTCAAGAAACTATCAATTCTGGTTACTCATATCAGACAAATCAGAATCACAGCAAAGAAGCAAAAAATGCTAGTCAGATTGAAGTTATAAAAAGAAGTGGTAAATCTGCACCCCTTGATGTCACCAAAATCCGCAAGGTGGTAGATTGGGCTTGTAATGGGAAGGAGGTCAATTCTATTGCCTTAGAGTCAGGATTGAAAACCCGTTTACGTCATGGAATTACCACACGAGAAATTCAGGATAATTTAATTAATTGTGCCTTAGAGTTATGTGATTTAGATCAACCCGATTGGCGTTATGTGGCTGGCCGACTGCATATTTGGAGTTTATGGAAAGAAACTCTAGTTCATCGTGGTTACAATTATGGTAATTATGCTCAAACTGTTCAATCTTTTGTAGAACAGGGCAAATATGATGAACGTATCTTAACTTATTCTACGACAGAATTAGAAGAAGCAGGAAGTTGGATTAATGCCGATTGGGATTTAGATTATGATTATGCTGGTGCTGTTTTATTAACCAGTCGTTATCTTCTGCCTCAAGAATTGCCCCAAGAAGCGTTTTTAACTTGTGCATTACTTTTGGCTATGGTAGAGTCTCCTGATTCTCGTTTATATTATGCTCGTAAATTTTATGAGGCGATCGCATCTCGTCGTATTTCTTTAGCCACACCAATTTTAGCTAATTTAAGAGTACCCTCTGGCTCGTTAACCAGTTGTTTTATCGTCAGTATAGATGACAACTTAGAAAGTATTTTTAGGGAAATTACCAATACAGCTCGAATCTCGAAAAATGGGGGTGGAGTAGGGGTCAATGTGTCTCGAATCCGTGCCACAGGAAGCTCAGTAATGGGCAAGAAAAATGCCTCTGGGGGGGTTATACCTTGGATCAAGTTACTTAATGATACAGCCATTGCCGTGAATCAGGGAGGCAGACGTGCCGGGGCGGTAACAGTGGGTTTAGATATTTGGCATTTAGATGTACCTGAATTTCTGGAAATGCAGACAGAAAACGGGGATCAAAGACGTAAGGCTTATGACGTGTTTCCGCAATTAGTAATTGCTGATGAATTTATGCGTCGGGTAGAAAATAAGCAGGAATGGACTTTAGTTGATCCTTTTGAAGTACAAAACGAGTTAGGCATTGACTTAGCTCCTCTTTGGGGTGGGGAGTTTGAAAAGGCTTACTCTATTATTGAAGCTAACCTCGATACGAAGATTAAGCTCTATAAGAAAGTTAATGCTAGGGAATTATTCAAAGAAATTATGCGGGCACAGGTGGAAACAGGAATGCCTTACCTTGCCTTTAAAGATGCTATCAACAAAGCCAATCCCAATAAACATGATGGTTATATCCCCGGTGTGAACTTATGTACCGAGAGCTTTAGTAATGTTACCCCTAATAAATATGCTCACTGTTGCAATTTAGTTTCCCTCAACCTTGCAAATTTAGAGGATAGCGATATTGAATCGGTGTGTACTTTAGCGGTGAGAATTTTAGACAATACCATTGATATTACTATCCCACCTTTTGCGGATGCGAAAAGCCATAATGATCGTTATCGTACCATTGGTGTTGGTGCTATGGGGTTAGCGGATTGGTTAGCAAAACGAGAGTTGAGATATAGTAACTTGTCAGAAATTAGTGACTTATTTGAGAATATTGGTTACTACTGCACCCAAGCATCTATGGCATTAAGTAAGGAAAGAGGTGCTTATCCTGCTTTTGAAGGTAGTGATTGGAGTAAAGGCTTATTAATTGGTAGCAAACCCGTAGCTTGGTTTGAAGAAAATGCCTCTCAACCTATTCGTTGGCAGAAGTTAGCCATTGATATTCAACAATATGGTATCCGTAATTCTCACATAACTGCGATCGCACCTAATACTTCTTCTTCTTTAGTACAAGGTTGTACAGCTAGTGTATTACCTGTTTATAGTAGATTTTTCTATGACAAATGGGCTAAAGGAACTGTACCCATTGCACCACCTTACGTTCAGGATAAATATTGGTTCTATCAAGAAAACAAAACCCTCCATCAAGATCAAGTAGTAAGGGCGATCGCAACTATTCAACAATGGATAGATACGGGGATTTCTATGGAACTACTGTTCAACTTAAATCAGGGAGTATATTTTACAGATGAGCCTGAAAGATCATTGAAAGCAAAAGATATATTTGATACTTTAATGATGTCATGGGAAAAAGGTTGTAAAGCGGTTTACTATGTACGCATCGTGCAAAGAGATTCATTTAAAGAAGAATGTACCGCTTGTGCGAATTAA
- a CDS encoding 2Fe-2S iron-sulfur cluster-binding protein — protein MPTIKFVKENKDVVAADGANLREKALQNNIDIYKWRGKLINCGGYGQCATCVVEIVEGMENLSPKTDFETRKLKKKPENYRLACQTLVNGPISVNTKP, from the coding sequence ATGCCAACGATTAAATTTGTTAAAGAAAATAAGGACGTGGTTGCCGCCGATGGTGCAAATCTGAGAGAAAAGGCTTTGCAAAATAATATTGATATATATAAGTGGCGTGGTAAGTTAATTAATTGCGGTGGTTATGGTCAGTGTGCTACTTGCGTAGTAGAAATTGTCGAAGGCATGGAAAATTTATCTCCAAAAACAGACTTTGAGACTAGGAAGTTAAAGAAAAAACCAGAAAATTATCGTTTAGCTTGTCAAACCTTGGTTAATGGCCCTATTTCTGTTAATACTAAGCCCTAA
- a CDS encoding HAMP domain-containing sensor histidine kinase produces MINFILGLAIGLIIYFVNAYRANCQLKEILYSLSEFDSVKSLSKIAQVRRGVNLLNNKFYYTQLELDVHHELIGKNPLGYLRIDANNCLIECNEEAKKILYIQRWNPQILRLFLELVRSYELDQLIQQTRKTQTRLTIEWQFFPTANYIAEEEESLDTNSYQPLFLKAYSYPLSAGQVGIFIENRQLIRELTQKKEQAYSDLSHELRTPLTSLLLLSETLHKFTNDKGKIWLEQLHKEINRLVDLVQNWLEIYQLEQNPYQTLKFQSLDLQQLLLSAWQSVTILAEKKEISYQYEGEDKIFIDADLNRFTQVFVNLFDNSIKHCFIGGSILVKAQIKTNIYEEEVVEIHVIDNGSGFNPNDLPHIFERLYRGDKSRMRTARGGSGLGLSIVKQIIEAHQGSIAASNHPETKGAWFKIIVPLKQKSN; encoded by the coding sequence ATGATAAATTTTATACTGGGTTTAGCAATTGGTTTAATCATTTATTTTGTGAATGCTTACCGAGCAAATTGTCAACTAAAAGAAATATTATATTCTTTATCTGAATTTGATTCTGTTAAGTCTCTTTCTAAAATTGCTCAAGTTAGGCGGGGGGTTAATCTTTTAAATAACAAATTTTACTATACTCAATTAGAGTTAGATGTACACCATGAATTAATTGGGAAAAACCCTTTGGGCTATTTGAGAATTGATGCTAATAATTGTTTAATTGAATGTAATGAAGAAGCAAAAAAAATACTTTATATTCAACGCTGGAATCCTCAAATTTTAAGACTATTTTTAGAGTTAGTTCGCTCTTATGAATTGGATCAACTTATTCAACAAACGAGAAAAACCCAAACAAGATTAACCATAGAATGGCAGTTTTTCCCCACCGCCAATTACATTGCAGAAGAAGAAGAAAGTTTAGATACAAATAGTTACCAACCACTCTTTTTAAAAGCCTATAGTTATCCTCTTTCAGCAGGGCAAGTAGGAATTTTTATTGAAAATAGGCAGTTAATTAGAGAATTAACCCAAAAAAAAGAACAAGCCTATTCTGATTTAAGTCATGAATTAAGAACACCTCTGACTTCTCTATTATTATTATCGGAAACTCTCCATAAATTTACTAATGATAAAGGGAAAATTTGGTTGGAACAATTACATAAGGAAATTAATCGTTTAGTGGATTTAGTACAAAATTGGTTAGAAATTTATCAATTAGAACAAAACCCTTATCAAACTCTTAAATTTCAAAGTTTAGATTTACAACAATTACTTTTATCTGCTTGGCAATCAGTGACAATCTTGGCAGAAAAAAAAGAAATTAGTTATCAATATGAAGGAGAAGATAAAATATTTATAGATGCGGATCTTAATCGTTTTACACAAGTTTTTGTCAATCTTTTTGATAATAGTATAAAGCATTGTTTTATAGGTGGTTCAATATTAGTAAAAGCACAAATAAAAACAAATATTTATGAGGAAGAAGTTGTCGAAATTCATGTCATTGATAACGGTAGTGGTTTTAACCCGAATGATTTACCTCACATCTTTGAAAGGCTTTATCGAGGGGATAAATCAAGGATGAGAACCGCAAGGGGGGGAAGTGGTTTAGGATTAAGTATTGTTAAACAAATTATTGAAGCTCATCAAGGCTCGATCGCAGCTAGTAATCATCCTGAAACTAAGGGGGCTTGGTTTAAAATTATAGTCCCTTTAAAACAAAAATCTAACTAA
- a CDS encoding pentapeptide repeat-containing protein codes for MSKSYTLDIENIRHGKIKDLQAINLNGANLSGANLAQSNLTGSNLTGANLTGANLEKAILRCNLRGADLTGASLQGADLRGADLRGVILLSSQVENISLAGSFLAGAILTNLDLCNADLRGADLRGVNLVGACLQKADLSNANLSGADLSQADLEEANLSGAILHGTNLTQANLLCAIVEGVSFDYAIISETIIQ; via the coding sequence ATGAGTAAGTCATATACCCTAGATATAGAAAACATCCGCCATGGCAAGATCAAAGATTTACAGGCAATTAATCTTAATGGTGCTAACCTTTCAGGGGCTAATTTAGCACAAAGTAATTTAACAGGAAGTAATTTAACAGGAGCAAATTTGACAGGAGCAAACTTAGAAAAAGCTATTTTGCGATGTAATTTGAGAGGTGCAGATTTAACAGGAGCTTCTTTACAGGGTGCAGATTTAAGAGGTGCAGATTTACGAGGTGTGATATTACTTTCGAGTCAAGTGGAAAATATTAGTTTAGCAGGAAGTTTTTTGGCTGGTGCTATCTTAACTAATTTAGATTTATGCAATGCCGATTTAAGAGGGGCAGATTTGCGAGGTGTCAATCTTGTGGGAGCTTGTTTACAAAAAGCAGATTTGAGCAATGCTAATCTTAGTGGAGCAGATTTATCTCAGGCAGATTTAGAGGAAGCAAACCTTAGTGGAGCAATTTTGCATGGTACTAATTTAACTCAAGCAAATTTACTCTGTGCTATTGTTGAAGGTGTCTCTTTTGATTATGCCATTATCTCAGAGACTATCATTCAATGA
- a CDS encoding GAF domain-containing sensor histidine kinase yields MSRPLFCHWQKDIASEIENKRKDAIAALGLDLEKTIPVFDEATQTAADSLNVPICCLGILIEEEYKMKSAYGLSHLGLMNDLAISRKIPRQDAFAAYVIDSSNYLIINNTLTDSFFGYSLLANQYGVVAYLGVPLITETGECIGCLEIIDTKPRQFTQTEINFLMITARWCLAEYERSSIKNSLHLNFSQKEAKSKKIQHDSPPIEKTSSREEVAIKPTPNSEKYIRELSFQLLNQLIQKLSIPLTSIIGMSSVLKQGIYGQLNSKQAEYLQIIHDSGQEMSILVDEIAKLGNVKSEVNLEYVPVDLENLGTQVLQSLESSAQNKEHTLRLSIEPGKKVWNLDREKAKKTLYYLVNTLIEGSRSGGEIHLHISRRGDTLKISCRVNHPWLGEGISLEKISLYEEVLTNKELSSNLVGDEDRLNPENTNLNNLDYDLVCLSFSVYLANLQGGSIYLQGSVESGYRFILSLPISSIN; encoded by the coding sequence ATGAGCAGACCTTTATTTTGTCATTGGCAGAAAGATATAGCCTCAGAAATTGAAAATAAACGCAAAGATGCGATCGCAGCCTTGGGATTGGACTTAGAAAAAACGATACCAGTATTTGATGAAGCAACCCAAACCGCCGCCGATTCCCTAAATGTACCTATTTGTTGCTTAGGAATTTTAATAGAAGAAGAATATAAAATGAAATCAGCCTATGGATTATCCCATTTAGGATTAATGAATGATTTGGCTATATCCCGCAAAATCCCTCGTCAAGATGCCTTTGCCGCTTATGTTATAGATAGTAGCAACTATTTAATAATAAATAACACATTAACAGACTCGTTTTTCGGTTACTCATTACTAGCCAATCAATATGGTGTCGTTGCTTATTTAGGAGTTCCACTAATCACAGAGACAGGAGAATGTATCGGCTGTTTAGAAATTATAGATACCAAACCCCGACAATTCACTCAAACAGAAATTAACTTTCTGATGATTACTGCCCGTTGGTGTTTAGCAGAATATGAACGTAGTAGTATCAAAAATTCCCTACATTTAAACTTTTCCCAAAAAGAAGCAAAAAGTAAAAAAATTCAACATGACTCCCCACCAATAGAAAAGACATCATCCAGAGAAGAAGTAGCCATCAAACCAACCCCCAACTCAGAAAAATATATCAGAGAACTTAGTTTTCAACTCTTGAATCAACTTATTCAAAAATTGTCAATTCCCCTCACATCGATTATTGGAATGTCTAGTGTTTTAAAACAAGGAATTTATGGACAACTTAATAGTAAACAAGCAGAATACTTACAAATTATTCACGATAGTGGACAAGAAATGAGTATTCTTGTGGACGAAATTGCCAAGTTAGGTAATGTTAAAAGTGAAGTCAATTTAGAGTATGTACCAGTGGACTTAGAAAACCTTGGCACTCAAGTGCTTCAAAGTTTAGAATCATCTGCACAAAATAAAGAGCATACCCTTCGATTATCCATTGAACCGGGTAAAAAAGTGTGGAATTTAGATCGAGAAAAAGCAAAAAAAACTCTTTACTATTTAGTTAACACCCTCATCGAAGGTTCAAGAAGTGGTGGGGAAATTCATTTACATATTTCTCGTAGAGGAGACACCCTAAAAATTAGCTGTAGAGTTAATCATCCTTGGTTAGGGGAAGGAATCTCTTTGGAAAAAATTAGTCTTTATGAGGAAGTTTTAACCAATAAAGAATTGAGCTCTAATTTAGTGGGAGATGAAGATCGTTTGAATCCAGAAAACACCAACTTAAATAACCTTGACTATGATTTAGTCTGTTTATCTTTTAGCGTTTATTTAGCCAATTTACAAGGAGGTAGTATCTACTTACAAGGTTCGGTAGAGTCGGGTTATCGCTTTATTTTATCTCTTCCTATCTCTTCAATAAATTGA
- a CDS encoding SDR family NAD(P)-dependent oxidoreductase — translation MKHIFITGISGGLGAYLTRKFVEVGNFQIAGISRKKPIYLTPEYPIQWQKFDLNQTEKINSSIPTILNNQIMDALILNVGIWEKTAFSSDYSFEEMEYAEIYQLIQVNITANIELVRSILKQGFLKKGGKIIFIGSTWGLENHGGKEVVFSATKFALRGMVHSLRENLKHQMISPSVLNLGYLSENEYPQLPQEIQIPLIDVWKAIQFLLATSPYSCVKEIDMPGMFDSNC, via the coding sequence ATGAAACATATTTTTATTACTGGGATAAGTGGTGGGTTGGGTGCTTACCTAACCAGAAAATTTGTTGAAGTGGGAAATTTTCAAATTGCGGGAATTTCTCGTAAAAAGCCAATTTATTTAACTCCTGAATATCCCATTCAATGGCAAAAGTTTGACTTGAATCAAACAGAAAAAATTAACTCATCTATTCCCACGATTTTAAACAACCAAATTATGGATGCCCTCATTTTAAATGTCGGTATATGGGAAAAAACGGCTTTTAGTTCAGATTATAGTTTTGAAGAGATGGAATATGCGGAGATTTATCAATTAATACAGGTAAACATAACCGCCAATATAGAATTAGTCCGCTCTATTTTAAAGCAAGGTTTCTTGAAAAAAGGGGGTAAAATAATCTTCATAGGATCAACTTGGGGACTTGAAAATCATGGAGGAAAAGAAGTTGTTTTTTCAGCCACAAAATTCGCCTTAAGAGGTATGGTTCATTCCTTGAGAGAAAATCTAAAACATCAGATGATAAGTCCTAGTGTCCTTAATTTAGGCTATCTATCTGAGAATGAATATCCCCAGTTACCACAAGAAATTCAAATTCCTTTAATTGATGTTTGGAAGGCAATTCAATTTTTATTGGCCACTTCCCCTTATTCATGCGTAAAAGAGATTGATATGCCCGGAATGTTTGATTCTAATTGTTGA